A genomic segment from Thermothielavioides terrestris NRRL 8126 chromosome 4, complete sequence encodes:
- a CDS encoding carbohydrate-binding module family 52 protein (CAZy_ID 269700) has protein sequence MARLGLAAAVLIGLAQGALGDLQTCGQAQYDPTQYVCWDNQFLCPITAGEPLSYCAGACYSKFMYTCSNNVLTLLPPATTPFTLTVDNPTLSIHGKPVTASGLHWLLDGQTSSYCPSEVGSECPPGNTTVIVASGGSAAMSVMVPGGQQVYLDPYWGVAYTQAHSATIPPGSTTTGFGAYEGGGFVNLNGNGWGWVACPPRASGGGGTAWTLVAKNATNAGILNDCPAINLKINALPSGTVGAWQYT, from the exons ATGGCTCGTCTCGgccttgctgctgccgtcctCATTGGACTTGCCCAAGGGGCCCTTGGTGACCTTCAGACCTGTGGCCAAGCACAATACGATCCGACCCAG TATGTCTGCTGGGACAACCAATTCCTGTGCCCGATCACGGCCGGCGAGCCGCTCTCCTACTGCGCCGGTGCTTGCTATAGCAAGTTCATGTACACATGCTCCAACAACGTCTTGACGCTCCTGCCGCCCGCCACCACACCCTTTACCCTCACGGTCGACAACCCGACCCTCTCCATCCACGGCAAGCCGGTCACTGCTTCCGGGCTGCACTGGCTTCTGGACGGCCAGACGAGCAGCTACTGCCCGTCCGAGGTTGGCTCCGAGTGTCCGCCCGGCAACACCACGGTCATCGTGGCAAGCGGCGGCAGTGCAGCCATGAGCGTCATGGTTCCGGGGGGCCAGCAGGTCTACCTGGACCCGTACTGGGGCGTGGCGTACACCCAGGCCCATTCGGCAACCATCCCTCCCGGAAGCACCACGACCGGCTTTGGTGCCtacgagggcggcggcttcgtcaACCTCAACGGCAACGGCTGGGGGTGGGTTGCCTGCCCGCCCAGAgcctcgggcggcggcggcacggcgtGGACCTTGGTGGCCAAGAACGCGACGAATGCTGGTATACTGAACGACTGCCCCGCGATCAACCTCAAGATCAACGCCCTCCCGAGCGGCACCGTTGGCGCTTGGCAGTACACGTGA